GAACGGCATCGACCTGAAGATCGAGTACGGAGAGAACTACGGCCTTCTGGGCCCTAACGGAGCTGGTAAGACAACGCTGATAAGGATACTGTGCGGGCTGCTAAAGCCCACTTCGGGCTCCGCCGTAGTGCTCGGGCGGAACATGCCGGACCGGGCCAATAACTATCATATCGGGTACATGACGCAGATGGACGCGCTCTATAATGACCTCAGCATCCGAGAAAATATCAGGTTTTTCGCCTCGCTGTACGGACTTAAAGGAAAGAAGAGGGAAGACAGGATCGATGAGGTGCTGGACATAATAAGGCTTAAGGACAGGCAGGACAGCATCGTCGCCACTCTTTCCGGAGGGATGAGGAAGCGGGCGTCAATGGCATGCGTGCTGGTGCACAGGCCAAAGCTGCTATTCCTTGACGAGCCCACAGTGGGCGTCGACCCGAAGCTGAGATGCGAGCTATGGAAGTATTTCCATGAGCTTAACGACGAGGGAGTTACGCTGATAGTCTCCACCCATATCATGGACGAGGCCGAACACTGCAACAGGCTTGCGTTCATAAGCGACGGCAGGAAGCTCATCGAAGGCACTCCCGCGGAATTGAAAGAATACACCAGATGCGATAACCTTGAAAAATCATTCCTGTATTTCTCGGAGGGAGAGCATGGACGCGCTTAGGATAATCTCTCTGGCAGTAAGGATCGTCACTCAGTGCGTCAGGGACAGAAGGACGATGGCGCTGATAATAATTGTGCCGTCGCTGGTGATGGCTCTCCTGGGATACTTCTTTGCCACTGATGTCACAGGCGATATCGTGCTGGGCATCGTGGACGAGGACCAGGGCATGGGAGGCATCAAGCTGTCTACCATGATAGCGGACGAGCTGAGAACTTATAGTAACATCACTGTCGTAAGTGTCGATGCAGCCGACGCGGACCGCCTCATAAAGGACAAAGAGATCGACGGTGCCGTGTTTTTCAGTAAGGATTTCACATCTGACACGATGGTCTCTAAAAAGCTGGACATGGATATACTGACGGAGGGAGTCGATCAGGCTAGGTCGATGGCGATCTCCATGTCAGTTCACAACGCGACGATAAGCACCATAGCCAAAGTGACGCAGAAGGGCGAGGAAGGGCTTCAGGTGAACGTCAACTCTGCCGTGAAGTATGCGGACGGATACAGCATGCTGGACCTGTTCGCCCCGTATCTTTTAGGGCTGATCGCGTTCTTCTTCGTGTTCATGTTCACGGGAGTGACATTCCTTCGCGAAAGGTCTTTCGGGACGTTTGAAAGGCTGCTGGTATCGCCGATAACCCGGTCGGAGATCATTCTCGGATATATGCTGGGCTTTAGCGTATTCGCCTTCATACAGTCGATAATAATACTCCTGTTCGCCATATTCGTGCTGAACGTGAAGATAGCAGGGGACGTATACTCTGTCATCGCTCTGCAGCTATTACTTACCATAGTCGGTGTGAACCTGGGCATACTATGCTCGTCCTTCGCAAAGAACGAGCTGCAGGCTGTACAGTTCATTCCCCTGTTCATCATACCGCAGGTTTTCCTTGACGGCATGTTCTGGCCGATATCGACTCTGCCGGAATACTTGCAGGTGTTCTCTTACATCATGCCGCTGACATACGCGAACGATGCGCTGCAGAACATTATGGTAAGAGGCTACAGTCTTGGAGACGTATGGCTGGACATAGCCGTACTGATAGTGATGGCCCTGGTAGTGGTCGTGCTGTCGACGCTGAGCCTGAATAAACAGTTACAATAGAGGCCTGATGAATAGGCCTCCGGGTTTTTATTTTCCAGATTTTTATAATGATGTTTTTACGTTGTTTCCTTCGGATGGCAGGTAGACACTAATTTCATAAAAACACAGAAACACAAAAAAAATCAGATAAATTAAAAATAGATAATTGAGGGAAAACCCCCCTCAATCTTATTTACGCGTATACCGTCGACGGTGCAGGAGGCTCTGTCGAAGTCTCTTTGTGCATGACCTTGTCTATGGCCTTGTTGAAGTCTTCCATGCTGACCGACTTGCTGCGGCGCCTTATGGCGAACATTCCGGCCTCTGTGACTATTGCCTTTATGTCCGCACCGCTGGTGCCTTCGGTCTGCTTGACGACCTCTTCAAGGTTCACGTCTTCATCCATTGTCATCTTCCTGGTGTGTATCTTGAAGATCGAATCCCTGCCTTTCTCATCAGGCAGCGAGACCTCAATGATACGGTCGAACCTGCCAGGCCTCAGTATGGCCGGGTCAAGCATGTCTATCCTGTTGGTCGCGGCCATGATACGGACGTTGCCGCGGTCGGTGAAGCCGTCAAGCTCGGCGAGAAGCTGCATCATGGTCCTGTTGACCTCTGCGCTTCCGGTGGTGCCGTCGTGCGTCCTTCTTCCGCCGACTGCGTCAAGCTCGTCTATGAATATTATACTGGGTGCCTTGTCGCGGGCCATCTGGAACAGGTCACGGACCAGCTGTGCGCCTTCTCCGATGAACTTATGAACAAGCTCTGAGCCTGACATCCTGATGAACGTCGCGTTAGCGCGGCGTGCGACAGCCTTCGCGAGCAGCGTCTTGCCGGTTCCCGGAGGGCCGTACAGCATTACGCCCTTTGGAGGCTCTATGCCGACGCTCTCGAACAGTTCGGGCTCGGTAAGAGGCAGCTCGACTGTCTCGATGATCTCCTGTATCTCTTCGTCAAGGCCGCCTATGTCCGCATAATCCACGTTCGGGGCCTCTATGACTTCCATGACCCTGGCGCGGACATCGGCAGGCTTCTCAAGTATCTTTACTATCGCAAGAGAGTTGTTCACCGCTACGCGGGTGCCGAGAGCCAGCTTTTGCAGGATCTCCTCGGACGGTTTCGTCAATACTTCCTGGTTATTGCCATGCTGCCTCAGGATCACGGTACCGCCGTCCGATATCTCGATAACGCTCGCAATGAATAAAGGAGTCCTGCGCAGGTGAGCGTTCTCCTGCTGAAGTCTCTGGATCTCCTTCAGATTATTGTTATTGATAATGGTCGATTCCAGCAGCCTTGATTTCAGCTCCTCATACTGAAGCTTTACTAATTCAAGCTCCTCCTGGACCGACTGTTTTTCCTTCTCGACCGACTGAAGCTTCTCAGTCATTGGCTCGGGGAAAGAGTCAGGTGAAGAATCTGTTTTCGACATACAATTCACAGATAATGTGGCATCGTATAAAATCTTTTTTGGTTAAATTATTTAATTACCGGATTTATAGCGGAATATCTGTACAGCAAATAGTTTTTTTGATCTGTGACTGTGCGATACGTATACAATTGTAAACATTGGTTATCCCGTGCTTAAGCACGTCACCCTGTCCGGCCTTCCAGTAAGCCGCCATGCAAGACCTTACGTCACCGCTCAGCTCTGCGTCAGGCTTTCTTATCAGCCCGTAAAAGCTCTCGACATAATCGAGCTCCGGAGAGGGCAGGTTCATCTTGCTCTTAACGTACGAGCATGTGTCGTGCTCCCTGAATTTCAATAGCGCTCGCTTCAACCCCGGGTAAACTTCCGGGTGGTTATCGCGCACCCTTAAGAGCATATACGGGATGTCAAACCCGTCGTCAAGTGACTTGCCGCACCCGTAATGTGTGACGAGAGTGCCGCCCTCGAACATGTCCAGGTATGTATAAAAGTTCTTGATGACCTGGCCTTCCTCGAATATTGACGGGTCGCTGGCGACGAATAATTTCGTGTAGACCTTACTGATCGAGCTTAATCCGGTAGTATGAGCAGCGGCAATTAAACATATCGGGTCCTCAGGCTCGCCGGGATATTCCTCTTCTGAAAAAGATAATACGTCCAGAGCGACAAGCACTCCCCCGAGATAGCTTTCGGATATTTTCAACGGGTCTATCTCGAACTGAAAGCTCTCGCTCATAGGTAGACGTTTAGGGCTTGCATAGATATAAATCTCTGTGTTAAGAGCTAAATGAAAGTAATCTGTGCTATTTGTCTTTTAATTTAATACAAAATATTTACATGATGCGTTTTCATCCCAAAGGCTCAAAGATTAACTCAAAGACTAAAAGTTACTTTTAAAAAATCTTTGAGATCTTTGAGAAGCCCTTTGAGCCTTTGGGATGAAAATGCATTATATCCGCGTACAGCGTATAACATCAGAATAATTCAACCATCAGAAACAAAAGACATACTGCGATAATTAAGGAAAAAAGTCGAAAAGATAAATTAAAAACTGGCGTAAAAAGGTGAGAAAGTTAAAGTGGAAATTTACTTTAACTTGTCAGTTAATGACCTGAGCTTCTGGATGTTCTCGAGGTGGAGCTGCGCCTCTACCCTCTTGCGCTCTTCGAGCGTGGAAATGATATCAGTTATGCTGGTCGAAAGCTTGTAGCACTTTAACGGCCTGCCCTTACCCTCTTTCTTGATCTCCCTCTCGTCGATCCATCCCTGGTCGCGTAGCTCTCTCATGACGATGCTGACTTCAGGCTGCCTGAGGTCTGCGCCGAGCTCTATGTCGCGGCTGATGGTCTCATCGACGTTTGCAAGGTAAACGAGGGTTTTTGCGACATTCCTCTTTAAACCTACATTGACTAAAGTTTCAACGAATTCCTTATCTTTCTCATCAAGTACTGGTACTGTAAGTTTTTTCATCCATATCCACCTCGATTCGTAAATTATTTCTGTATCAGAATAATTTTTTTATATATGTTTTGACGATTGATAAATAAACAATCGTTATTATATATACTTTACCCTTATAAGCACGATTATAAAATTATACTTGAATATAATTTCTAAGTGCTGAACTTAATACCCAACCGATTATATATAAGCTTTACTGTTTTTAGATATATATTAATCGTTTTCAAAAGTGAAACCACAGAAGGGAGAACGATATAATTTATTGTTTTGATAACTAAGATTGATATAATAATGCGCAAATTTCATATTATTTTATTGTTTATTTAAAAATGAAATGGCATGAAAAACGCATGTTTTTTCTTCAGTGAGGATTTTTTGAAACACGGCTACAGTGACCACATTGAGAGTAAAGAGAGACTTGAGAGTGTGATGGGCGATTTACATTATAATATTTTAAATGATATTATTGATTTTATTAATCCTCATTCAGCATCTGAAGAAGAGATCATGCTGGTGCACGACCCTGATTATGTTAAATATATTATTGATTTTAAAGAAGGGATGCTGGACATCGATACCATAATGAGCCCCGGTTCGCTTAATGCAGCCCTTAAAGCTGCAGGCGCTGCGATTGACGGCGTGAGAGAGGCGAAAAGGGGAAGAAAATTAAGCTATGGTCTTGTCAGGCCGCCAGGCCACCATGCCATGCCTGACAGGGCGATGGGCTTTTGCATATTTAATAATGTGGCCATAGGGACGGCATACGCATTATCCTCCGGCTATAAAAGAGTGCTTATCGTTGACTGGGACGTCCATCACGGGAACGGCACAGAGAATATGTTTTACGACAATCCTGACGTGCTGTATTTTTCAGTCCACCAGTACCCGTTCTACCCGGGGACCGGCCATTATTCGGATGTGGGTGCTGGCGACGGAGAAGGATTTAACGTGAACGTCCCGTTCTCTCCAGGTTCGACCGATGCTGATTATGCTTCCGCGTTTGACAGGCTGCTGATCCCCGTATCGAAAGAGTTCAAGCCTGACCTGATCATGGTATCTGCCGGCTACGACACCCATTATGATGATCCGCTTGGCAGCATGAAAATGACAGAAGCCGGATTCCATATGATGGCATCAAAGGTGAAAGAGATAAGTGACATGTTTAACGCCGGTATAGTAGCCATGCTTGAAGGCGGATATTCGCTTAAGCACTTACCCTCCTCGGTGGAGGCATCAATTTTAGGCTTCCTCGGAAAAGGAGGGGGACTGAAGATAGATAATAAGGTCACGAAGGCTGCTATGGATAATATAGATAAGGCCATCGACGTACAAAAAAATTACTGGAAAAGCTTAAGGCCTTATCAGCTCGCGTAAAAATTTTCCCAGGTCATCTCCGAGGCACAGTATTTCCTCATTGGTCACGACGTCGAACTTCTCCCTGATAGACCCGGCCACGTTCTTGCCAAGGCCGCAGGTCAGCAGTTTTGCCCTGATCAGGTCTATGGCTCCTGTATACCTTCTCGGTATGTCCACTACGTACCTGTAACCCAGGATGTATGCGTCAGGATATTTTTCCAGGAATTTCAGAGAGTGTTCCTTTTCATCCACCGGCGGGCCAATATGCCGCTCTATGTCGGGAAGCTCCCATACGAGCATCTCGAGGATTATGGCGCATTTATCCATATCCGACCATGCGCCGCTCCTGTAAACCTTAAACTCGTGACGCTCGAGCAGCCCGACCACAGATTCCTCAACCCTTCTGAGCTGAGGGTACAGCGTATCTTCTACTATGTCGGGAGAGTCAAAAGTGACCGCAACAAGAAGAGTGCCCCTCTTCTTTAATAATTCCTTAAGTTCTTCATCATCTATCGGTTCTATTCCCGGAGGGAAGAACATATCCATAGAAGGGGATTTGAGGAACCTTCTGCAAGCGTCTATGAACTCGAAGAACTTTTGCTCAGAGAGCGCCGCCGCCACGTTCCTCTTCGGGTCAACAGGATCGATCACTATCAGAGGCTCCGGATGCTCTACAAAGTGGTCCATATGGTCATTTACGTCGATGACATATCCTCTTCTTAAGTTCGCGCCGCTCTTTATCACGTTCATGAACGAGCCATAATATATGACGAGAAGCTCACACAGATACCCCGAAAACCCCTGGGTCTTCAGTTCAGAGCCATATACTCCCGCTCCCCTTGTGAATTGTTTTAAGAGGCGTGCGTCGTCACATAGCTCACCGATATGCGACTGTACGTAACGGTTATGGAAAGGGCTCCTGTCTACGGCTGACTGGATACGTGAAGAGTCGCTGACCCTGTAACACGGGACCAGGTCAATATCTACTCCTTCGAATACCGTCTTGATGTACGGATGCTCGGCATACTTTTCCACACAATGGTCCGAGACCGTCCTCGCAAGCTTCAGCCCGTACTCTTCGAGCTTTTCCCTGGGCGTCTCCGGCGGGAACATCAGGAATATGTCGATGTCCTTAGTGCCTTTCAGCCATGTGTTCCTTGCTGTGGAGCCGACATGTACTGCATATACGTCAAGCCCCATATTTTTCGCGTTGGTATCCAGTATTTTTATTATATCCCTTGCTACCGCCCTGAGTGTCTCCGCATCCTCTTCGTCGGGCTTGATGCCGGAAAGCGCCTCCCCGAGTATCTCTTCAGTGCTCAAAGGCGTATCTCCTTTACCACATCATACCGGGGTCCTTTTGGGCTGAGAGTGCTTTTCATAAGATATATGCTGTCAACCATCATGTCTCCCGCGTAAAAGTCCTTATGCTTTTCGAAAAATTTCGGGAGCCTTTGTTTTATTTCCAGCGAAGGCATCTTTACCCTTGCTATGGTGACATGGGGCTCAAAGCGCCCCTCGCGCTCAAACCCTATTTCGGCCATAGCATCCTCCACCTGGCGGTTAAGCTCCACAAAATCGCCTTCAGCGCCTATCCAGATGACGCGCGGGTTCTTTGTTCCGGGAAAGCTTCCGAGCGAGCTGAACTTTGCCTGAAAAGGAGCGACGCTTACCTTTTTCAAAGCTTTCTCGATATCGTCGACTCTGTACTCTTCCACGTTCCCCAGGAATTTCAACGTGATGTGCACAAGCTCCGGTTCTACCGGCTTAATTCCCTTGATGCTGAGCTCTTCTTTTAGCTCTCCGATCTTTTCCCTGATCTTATCGTCAAGGTTGACCGCAATAAAAGTCCGGATCATAGTTAATATCCTGTGTCGCGCCAATACGAAAAAAACTTATCGGATTATATTCGCATTTCGAGGAATTCGAGCAGCCTGTTGCACGGCATCGCGTTCAATACCCTTGACTTTGGCGCCCATCCCCTTCTTGCATTCCCCACACCGTATTCCAAGAAATCAAGCTCGGTCAGCGAATGGGAGTCCGTATCGATGCAGACCATGGCTCCTGCGTCCATGGCTTTCTTAACGTTCTCATCGCTAAGATCGAGCCTGTCAGGGTATGAATTGACCTCGAGAACCTTCCCGTGATCGATGGCTGCTTCTATCACCCTATCGATGTCTATCATGGTCGGGCCTCTGCGGCCAAGTATCCGGGAGGTCGGATGTGCGAGCACTGTCAGATACTCGTTCTCGAACGCTTTCAGCACTCTTTGAGTGATGACCTCCGGCTCCTGGCGAAGGCTAACATGTATGGAGCCTATGACGATGTCAAGCTCCTCAAGTACCGAGTCAGGCAGGTCAAGGCTCCCGTCCGCCTTTATGTCCACCTCGCAGCCCTTTAGTATCGTGAAATCCTCCATAGTATCGTTAAGCCGGTCTATCTCGGCCATCTGTTCCCTGAGCCTCCCGGCGCTCAGGCCGTTCGCTACTGTCAATGATACCGAGTGGTCACATATGGCGACATACTCATAGCCTCTCGCCCGGGCGGCCATCGCTATGTCCTGAATGCTGTTGGCGCCGTCGCTCCATGCCGAATGCACATGAAGGTCACCCTTAATGTCGGATAGCTCGATCAGGTCGGGAAGGCCATAATTCAGGGCCGCCTCTATCTCACCTTTTCCTTCGCGCAGCTCCGGGGAGATGTATTCCAGCTCTAAGGAGCCGTAGAGCGCTTTTTCTTGCAGGAACTGCATCCTTTGTGCTGTGACTGCATTTATATACCCGGT
The nucleotide sequence above comes from Methanooceanicella nereidis. Encoded proteins:
- the polX gene encoding DNA polymerase/3'-5' exonuclease PolX, with the translated sequence MDNEQVASMLLDISRLQELEGEDSYKIRAYRKASQSIASLDRDINDLYREGRLQEIPGVGRSIEGLINELLSTGRCQFYEDLKKEIPPELYDVMSVPGIGRKAAVKIHKVLGATTISEFRKAARERRIRNIRGMGEKIEKRILESIDSYQKMREELRIPIFRGLAVASEIGGYLKDCDAIERLELAGSLRRRATMVRDVNFLAASSDPKVVIDHFCNMPITSIVKERGANSARIITIYRVEATINVVDGEDWGLHMVFATGSKGHLQALTEHATKKGIELDNTGYINAVTAQRMQFLQEKALYGSLELEYISPELREGKGEIEAALNYGLPDLIELSDIKGDLHVHSAWSDGANSIQDIAMAARARGYEYVAICDHSVSLTVANGLSAGRLREQMAEIDRLNDTMEDFTILKGCEVDIKADGSLDLPDSVLEELDIVIGSIHVSLRQEPEVITQRVLKAFENEYLTVLAHPTSRILGRRGPTMIDIDRVIEAAIDHGKVLEVNSYPDRLDLSDENVKKAMDAGAMVCIDTDSHSLTELDFLEYGVGNARRGWAPKSRVLNAMPCNRLLEFLEMRI
- a CDS encoding histone deacetylase family protein, yielding MKNACFFFSEDFLKHGYSDHIESKERLESVMGDLHYNILNDIIDFINPHSASEEEIMLVHDPDYVKYIIDFKEGMLDIDTIMSPGSLNAALKAAGAAIDGVREAKRGRKLSYGLVRPPGHHAMPDRAMGFCIFNNVAIGTAYALSSGYKRVLIVDWDVHHGNGTENMFYDNPDVLYFSVHQYPFYPGTGHYSDVGAGDGEGFNVNVPFSPGSTDADYASAFDRLLIPVSKEFKPDLIMVSAGYDTHYDDPLGSMKMTEAGFHMMASKVKEISDMFNAGIVAMLEGGYSLKHLPSSVEASILGFLGKGGGLKIDNKVTKAAMDNIDKAIDVQKNYWKSLRPYQLA
- a CDS encoding ABC transporter permease translates to MDALRIISLAVRIVTQCVRDRRTMALIIIVPSLVMALLGYFFATDVTGDIVLGIVDEDQGMGGIKLSTMIADELRTYSNITVVSVDAADADRLIKDKEIDGAVFFSKDFTSDTMVSKKLDMDILTEGVDQARSMAISMSVHNATISTIAKVTQKGEEGLQVNVNSAVKYADGYSMLDLFAPYLLGLIAFFFVFMFTGVTFLRERSFGTFERLLVSPITRSEIILGYMLGFSVFAFIQSIIILLFAIFVLNVKIAGDVYSVIALQLLLTIVGVNLGILCSSFAKNELQAVQFIPLFIIPQVFLDGMFWPISTLPEYLQVFSYIMPLTYANDALQNIMVRGYSLGDVWLDIAVLIVMALVVVVLSTLSLNKQLQ
- a CDS encoding ABC transporter ATP-binding protein codes for the protein MLRQELKTKISDTKNDQGYIIDCSGLSMKFGNITALNGIDLKIEYGENYGLLGPNGAGKTTLIRILCGLLKPTSGSAVVLGRNMPDRANNYHIGYMTQMDALYNDLSIRENIRFFASLYGLKGKKREDRIDEVLDIIRLKDRQDSIVATLSGGMRKRASMACVLVHRPKLLFLDEPTVGVDPKLRCELWKYFHELNDEGVTLIVSTHIMDEAEHCNRLAFISDGRKLIEGTPAELKEYTRCDNLEKSFLYFSEGEHGRA
- the cca gene encoding CCA tRNA nucleotidyltransferase, whose product is MSTEEILGEALSGIKPDEEDAETLRAVARDIIKILDTNAKNMGLDVYAVHVGSTARNTWLKGTKDIDIFLMFPPETPREKLEEYGLKLARTVSDHCVEKYAEHPYIKTVFEGVDIDLVPCYRVSDSSRIQSAVDRSPFHNRYVQSHIGELCDDARLLKQFTRGAGVYGSELKTQGFSGYLCELLVIYYGSFMNVIKSGANLRRGYVIDVNDHMDHFVEHPEPLIVIDPVDPKRNVAAALSEQKFFEFIDACRRFLKSPSMDMFFPPGIEPIDDEELKELLKKRGTLLVAVTFDSPDIVEDTLYPQLRRVEESVVGLLERHEFKVYRSGAWSDMDKCAIILEMLVWELPDIERHIGPPVDEKEHSLKFLEKYPDAYILGYRYVVDIPRRYTGAIDLIRAKLLTCGLGKNVAGSIREKFDVVTNEEILCLGDDLGKFLRELIRP
- a CDS encoding ArsR family transcriptional regulator is translated as MKKLTVPVLDEKDKEFVETLVNVGLKRNVAKTLVYLANVDETISRDIELGADLRQPEVSIVMRELRDQGWIDEREIKKEGKGRPLKCYKLSTSITDIISTLEERKRVEAQLHLENIQKLRSLTDKLK
- a CDS encoding proteasome-activating nucleotidase; the protein is MSKTDSSPDSFPEPMTEKLQSVEKEKQSVQEELELVKLQYEELKSRLLESTIINNNNLKEIQRLQQENAHLRRTPLFIASVIEISDGGTVILRQHGNNQEVLTKPSEEILQKLALGTRVAVNNSLAIVKILEKPADVRARVMEVIEAPNVDYADIGGLDEEIQEIIETVELPLTEPELFESVGIEPPKGVMLYGPPGTGKTLLAKAVARRANATFIRMSGSELVHKFIGEGAQLVRDLFQMARDKAPSIIFIDELDAVGGRRTHDGTTGSAEVNRTMMQLLAELDGFTDRGNVRIMAATNRIDMLDPAILRPGRFDRIIEVSLPDEKGRDSIFKIHTRKMTMDEDVNLEEVVKQTEGTSGADIKAIVTEAGMFAIRRRSKSVSMEDFNKAIDKVMHKETSTEPPAPSTVYA
- the thpR gene encoding RNA 2',3'-cyclic phosphodiesterase, translating into MIRTFIAVNLDDKIREKIGELKEELSIKGIKPVEPELVHITLKFLGNVEEYRVDDIEKALKKVSVAPFQAKFSSLGSFPGTKNPRVIWIGAEGDFVELNRQVEDAMAEIGFEREGRFEPHVTIARVKMPSLEIKQRLPKFFEKHKDFYAGDMMVDSIYLMKSTLSPKGPRYDVVKEIRL